From one Corvus cornix cornix isolate S_Up_H32 chromosome 21, ASM73873v5, whole genome shotgun sequence genomic stretch:
- the PPIH gene encoding peptidyl-prolyl cis-trans isomerase H: MSALAANPNNPVVFFDVTIGGQEVGRMKIELFADVVPKTAENFRQFCTGEFRKDGVPIGYKGSTFHRVIKDFMIQGGDFVNGDGTGVASIYRGPFADENFKLKHSAPGLLSMANSGPSTNGCQFFITCSKCDWLDGKHVVFGKIVDGLLVMRKIENVPTGPNNKPKLPVVISQCGEM, translated from the exons ATGTCGGCGCTAGCAGCAAATCCCAACAACCCCGTGGTTTTCTTTGATGTAACCATCGGCGGGCAG GAGGTCGGCCGCATGAAAATTGAGCTCTTCGCAGATGTTGTACCCAAAACAGCAGAGAACTTCAG GCAGTTTTGTACAGGTGAATTCAG GAAGGATGGTGTCCCTATAGGTTATAAAGGAAGCACTTTCCACAG GGTGATAAAGGATTTCATGATCCAAGGAGGTGACTTCGTAAAT GGGGATGGCACTGGAGTAGCCAGTATATATAGGGGTCCTTTTGCAGATGAAAACTTCAAGCTGAAACACTCTGCTCCTGGCCTGCTTTCTATG GCAAACAGTGGTCCGAGTACCAATGGCTGCCAGTTCTTCATCACATGCTCCAAGTGTGACTGGTTGGATGGGAAACATGTTGTGTTTG GTAAAATTGTCGATGGGCTGTTGGTCATGAGAAAAATTGAA AATGTGCCTACGGGTCCCAATAACAAACCCAAGTTGCCAGTTGTGATCTCTCAGTGTGGGGAAATGTGA
- the HIPK4 gene encoding homeodomain-interacting protein kinase 4: MVTLVVGAKCYDILAMVGKGTFGQVIQGQCRSTGEMVAIKILKNCDHDGQIVKNELRLLQALRKGNTKDSHIIHFLESFSDTVWTYLVFELLQQNLFDFQKQNNFSPLPVRHIRTITAQVLVALVKLKELSIIHADLKPENIMLVDHARYPFRIKLVDFGSAILLPEVCHVQEPYIQTRFYRAPEILLGLPFCEKVDVWSLGCVMAELHLGWPLYPGNDEYDQVCYICSTLGLPRDELLCAAQKTRSFFQRVPHSTGTWQLKPPGKVMAKLMERRKHIFSSLDQLVVVNVCPMPDPDQEELAKRCDLYRMVELVKRMLTWDSHERITPSAALQHPFISMQEVKASFEATQYYQLSQEDLRASCKDSSIAKIFPSMEKGAFIPASQGGIQKATVQLDGLSLAEPVGDTGDKCQQDICQAPSPTHCGSQYCQHHWCPQMEPTKGHLTVMGSPSRMKWYSHRSGNPIMEQNLPGRCYSSSCAKVQGGGSWAQALWDKGCLGSLTYLESSGDVAQPQASRDLENGLWRLGWYAPAVLSTLFLPQSQWHPQHH, encoded by the exons ATGGTGACGCTGGTGGTAGGTGCCAAGTGCTATGACATATTGGCCATGGTGGGGAAGGGGACCTTTGGACAGGTGATACAGGGGCAGTGCAGGAGCACTGGGGAGATGGTGGCCATCAAGATCCTGAAGAACTGTGATCACGATGGCCAAATAGTGAAGAATGaactgaggctgctgcaggccTTGCGGAAGGGGAACACGAAGGACTCTCACATCATCCATTTCCTCGAGTCCTTCAGTGACACGGTCTGGACCTACCTGGTCtttgagctgctgcagcaaaacctCTTTGACTTCCAAAAGCAGAACAACTTCTCACCGCTGCCTGTCCGGCACATCCGTACCATCACAGCACaggtgctggtggcactggtcAAGCTGAAGGAGCTCTCCATCATCCATGCTGACCTTAAGCCAGAGAACATCATGCTGGTGGACCATGCACGCTATCCATTCCGCATCAAGCTTGTTGACTTTGGCTCGGCTATCCTCCTCCCTGAGGTCTGCCATGTCCAGGAGCCCTACATCCAAACCCGCTTCTACCGGGCACCGGAGATCTTGCTGGGGTTGCCCTTCTGCGAGAAGGTGGATGTCTGGTCTTTGGGCTGCGTGATGGCCGAGCTTCACTTGGGTTGGCCACTCTACCCTGGCAATGACGAATATGACCAGGTATGCTACATCTGCTCCACCTTGGGGCTACCCCGggatgagctgctctgtgctgcccagaAGACACGGTCCTTCTTCCAACGGGTGCCACATTCCACTGGTACCTGGCAGCTCAAACCACCAGGGAAGGTGATGGCAAAGCTGATGGAAAGGAGGAAGCATATCTTTTCCTCACTGGATCAGTTGGTGGTAGTGAATGTCTGCCCGATGCCTGATCCTGACCAGGAGGAGCTGGCCAAGCGCTGTGATTTGTACAGGATGGTGGAGCTGGTCAAGAGGATGCTCACTTGGGACTCGCATGAGCGAATCACACCCAGTGCTGCCCTTCAGCATCCCTTCATCTCCATGCAGGAGGTGAAGGCCAGCTTTGAGGCCACCCAGTACTACCAGCTCAGCCAGGAAGACCTGAGGGCATCCTGTAAGGATTCCAGCATAGCCAAGATCTTCCCCAGCATGGAGAAAGGTGCCTTCATCCCTGCCAGCCAGGGAGGCATCCAGAAAGCCACTGTCCAGCTGGAtgggctcagcctggctgagcCAGTTGGGGACACTGGTGACAAGTGCCAGCAGGACATCTGCcaagcccccagccccacccaCTGTGGAAGCCAGTACTGTCAGCATCACTGGTGTCCCCAGATGGAGCCCACCAAGGGTCACTTGACTGTGATGGGGTCTCCCAGCAGAATGAAATGGTACAGCCACCGCAGTGGCAACCCAATCATGGAACAGAACCTGCCTGGAAGATGCTACAGCTCATCCTGTGCCAAGGTACAGGGAGGGGGCTCCTGGGCACAGGCACTCTGGGACAAAGGGTGCTTGGGATCCCTTACATACTTGG AGAGCTCTGGTGATGTGGCGCAACCCCAGGCCTCCAGGGATTTGGAGAATGGGCTCTGGAGGCTGGGCTGGTATGCCCCTGCAGTACTCAGCACGCTCTTCCTGCCACAGAGCCAGTGGCACCCCCAGCACCACTAA